Within Marinomonas mediterranea MMB-1, the genomic segment TTCTTAAATAATCGATTCTACGAATCTTTTATTTAATTAGCTAAAAAAGGCTGCTCGATTTTTCGAGCGGCCTTTTTTGTTTTTTGATCAAAATTTTTAGCTTTTAAAATTGGTTACTTGACAACCAATTTTATAGTGGCTAGAATTCGCCGTCCTTAAAAAAGGATAGTGGCTCAAAAAGTATACAGTTGAGTTGCTCAAAACATTGTATTTGGAGTTGGAAATGCAAAGCCAAAAAATCCGTATTCGTTTGAAAGCGTTCGATCACCGTCTGATTGATGCTTCAACGCAAGAGATTGTGGACACTGCTAAGCGCACAGGCGCTCAAGTACGTGGACCTATTCCGCTTCCTACTCGCAAAGAACGTTATACAGTGTTGATTTCTCCTCACGTGAACAAAGATGCACGTGATCAATACGAAATCCGCACACATAAACGTGTTCTAGACATCGTAGAGCCAACAGAGAAAACTGTTGACGCTCTTATGAAACTAGATCTTGCGGCAGGCGTGGAAGTACAAATTTCTTTGGGTTAATTCTCAAAGTTTAGGGGTGCGATAACCAGCTGGTAATCAGTTGGCCTAAGCACATTAGTGGAATGGCCTGGAATGGTCAGCCGTAGCGGGTGATAGCCCCGTACACAACTGGCAAACGAGGTAAAAAATGGCTATTCAATTAGTCGGACGCAAAGCCGGAATGACACGTATCTTCAATGAAGATGGTGTATCCGTGCCAGTAACCGTCATCGAGGTAGAACCGAACCGCGTAACACAGGTGAAAACAGCAGAAACTGACGGCTATAGCGCTGTTCAAGTAACTGTTGGTGAGCGCCGTGCAAACCGTGTAAACAAAGCTGCTGCAGGTCACTTTGCAAAAGCGAACGTTGAAGCGGGTCGTGGTTTATGGGAGTTCCGCCTGGCAGGTGGCGAAAAAGAAATCAATGTTGGTGATGAGCTAACAGTTGCTGATTTCGAGTCTGTAACCACAGTTGACGTAACTGGTCAATCTAAGGGTAAAGGCTTCCAAGGTGGCATTAAGCGTCATAATTTCAGTATGCAAGATGCTACACACGGTAACTCATTGTCTCACCGTGCTCCTGGTTCTATCGGTCAATGTCAAACACCTGGTCGTGTTTGGAAAGGCAAAAAGATGGCAGGTCACATGGGCGCGGCTCAAGTAACTACACAATCTCTAGAAGTTGTTCGTGTAGATGCTGAGCGTAACCTTATCCTTGTAAAAGGTGCGGTTCCTGGCGCGACTAACGGTGACGTTGTTCTTCAACCAGCTGTTAAAGCACGCTAAGAGGAATAGACAATGAACTTGAATTTGACAGGTGCTGAAGGAACGGTTGAAGTTTCTGATGTAACCTTTGCTCGTGAGTACAACGAAGCACTAGTACACCAAGTTGTTACAGCATACTTGGCAGGTGCTCGTCAGGGTACACGCGCTCAAAAAACTCGCTCTGAAGTAGCTGGCGGTGGTCGTAAGCCTTGGAAACAAAAAGGTTCTGGTCGCGCTCGTGCAGGTACTATTCGTAGTCCTCTATGGCGTTCTGGTGGTGTAACATTCGCTGCTAAACCACAAGACCACTCTCAGAAAGTAAACAAGAAGATGTATCGTGCAGCATTGCGCACCATCTGGTCTGAGCTTGCTCGTAAAGACCGTCTTGTTGTAGTTGAGGAGCTTAAAATTGACGCTCCAAAAACTAAGCTTTTCAAAGCAAAAATGGCAGAGTTGAATGTAGAAAACGCGTTGGTTGTTTCTCATGATTTAGATGACAACCTGTTTTTGGCTGCGCGTAACATTCCGAATGTAGGCGTGTGCGATGCTGCGTCTATCGATCCTGTTAGCTTGATTGCATACGACAAAGTGTTGGTGACAGTTGGTGCTCTGAAACAAGTTGAGGAGGCACTAGCATGATCGGCGAACGCATTTATAAAGTTTTGTTAGGTCCGCACATCTCTGAGAAAGCGACTATCGTTGCTGAAGGCAACGGTCAGTACGTTTTTCGAGTGACAGGTGATGCTACAAAACCTGAAATTAAACAAGCAATCGAAGCGTTGTTTGAAGTGAAAGTAGAATCTGTTCGCACGTTGAACCAAAAAGGTAAAACAAAGCGTACGGTTCGCGGCCTAGGTAAGCGTAACGATGTGAAAAAAGCATACGTTCGTTTAGCTGAAGGTCAAGAAATCGACTTCATGGGCGCTGAATAAGGGGAGATAGGTCAATGGCTGTTGTAAAAAGTAAGCCAACATCTGCAGGCCGTCGTCACGTTGTTAAAGTTGTTAACAACGATTTGCACAAAGGCGCACCTTACGCTCCTTTGCTAGATAAAAAAAGCAAATCTGGTGGTCGTAACAACAACGGACGCATCACTACTCGTCACGTAGGTGGTGGTCATAAGCAGCATTACCGTATGATCGATTTCCGTCGTAATAAAGATGGAATCACAGCGGTAGTCGAGCGTTTGGAATATGATCCAAACCGTTCTGCAAATATTGCGCTAGTTAAATATGCTGATGGTGAGCGTCGCTACATTATCGCTTCCAAAGGTATGGCGGCTGGTACTGTTGTATCTAGTGGCTCAGATGCCCCTATCAAACCAGGTAATACTTTGCCTTTGCAAAATATTCCTGTAGGTAGTGTGGTTCACTGTGTTGAGCTTAAGCCTGGCAAAGGTGCGCAAATCGCACGTTCTGCTGGTGCATCTGCTCAGTTGGTTGCTCGTGAAGGTCGTTATGTAACATTACGTCTTCGCTCAGGTGAAATGCGTAAAGTATTGACTGAGTGTCGTGCAACTCTAGGTGAAGTATCTAACTCTGAGCACAGTTTGCGTGTTCTTGGTAAAGCTGGTGCTAAGCGCTGGCGCGGTGTTCGCCCAACTGTTCGCGGTGCGGCAATGAACCCGGTTGATCACCCACACGGTGGTGGTGAAGGTCGTTCATCTGGTGGTCGTCACCCGGTAACACCATGGGGCGTGCCTACTAAAGGCTACAAGACACGCAAGAACAAGCGTAC encodes:
- the rpsJ gene encoding 30S ribosomal protein S10, with the translated sequence MQSQKIRIRLKAFDHRLIDASTQEIVDTAKRTGAQVRGPIPLPTRKERYTVLISPHVNKDARDQYEIRTHKRVLDIVEPTEKTVDALMKLDLAAGVEVQISLG
- the rplC gene encoding 50S ribosomal protein L3, producing MAIQLVGRKAGMTRIFNEDGVSVPVTVIEVEPNRVTQVKTAETDGYSAVQVTVGERRANRVNKAAAGHFAKANVEAGRGLWEFRLAGGEKEINVGDELTVADFESVTTVDVTGQSKGKGFQGGIKRHNFSMQDATHGNSLSHRAPGSIGQCQTPGRVWKGKKMAGHMGAAQVTTQSLEVVRVDAERNLILVKGAVPGATNGDVVLQPAVKAR
- the rplD gene encoding 50S ribosomal protein L4 codes for the protein MNLNLTGAEGTVEVSDVTFAREYNEALVHQVVTAYLAGARQGTRAQKTRSEVAGGGRKPWKQKGSGRARAGTIRSPLWRSGGVTFAAKPQDHSQKVNKKMYRAALRTIWSELARKDRLVVVEELKIDAPKTKLFKAKMAELNVENALVVSHDLDDNLFLAARNIPNVGVCDAASIDPVSLIAYDKVLVTVGALKQVEEALA
- the rplW gene encoding 50S ribosomal protein L23, which encodes MIGERIYKVLLGPHISEKATIVAEGNGQYVFRVTGDATKPEIKQAIEALFEVKVESVRTLNQKGKTKRTVRGLGKRNDVKKAYVRLAEGQEIDFMGAE
- the rplB gene encoding 50S ribosomal protein L2 → MAVVKSKPTSAGRRHVVKVVNNDLHKGAPYAPLLDKKSKSGGRNNNGRITTRHVGGGHKQHYRMIDFRRNKDGITAVVERLEYDPNRSANIALVKYADGERRYIIASKGMAAGTVVSSGSDAPIKPGNTLPLQNIPVGSVVHCVELKPGKGAQIARSAGASAQLVAREGRYVTLRLRSGEMRKVLTECRATLGEVSNSEHSLRVLGKAGAKRWRGVRPTVRGAAMNPVDHPHGGGEGRSSGGRHPVTPWGVPTKGYKTRKNKRTDKLIVRRRTK